In Leptodesmis sichuanensis A121, the following are encoded in one genomic region:
- a CDS encoding MoaD/ThiS family protein has protein sequence MAPTISITVKLFAAYQEAYGVPELRLQLPSGITVIDLRDRLIREHPELAEWREVTRYGVNLQFVEPQTVLQDGDEVVLIPPVSGGLGAN, from the coding sequence ATGGCACCTACCATTTCAATTACTGTGAAACTTTTTGCGGCTTACCAGGAAGCTTATGGGGTGCCAGAGTTACGGCTACAGCTACCCTCAGGAATAACCGTGATCGATCTGCGCGATCGCCTGATCCGCGAACATCCTGAATTGGCTGAATGGCGTGAAGTTACTCGTTACGGTGTAAATCTGCAATTCGTAGAACCGCAGACGGTTTTACAGGATGGGGATGAGGTGGTGTTAATTCCACCTGTTAGCGGTGGGCTGGGGGCTAACTAA